One part of the Equus asinus isolate D_3611 breed Donkey chromosome 30, EquAss-T2T_v2, whole genome shotgun sequence genome encodes these proteins:
- the RGS18 gene encoding regulator of G-protein signaling 18, with the protein METSLVFFSQLNMCESKEKTFFKLIHGSGKEETSKEAKLRAKEKRNRLSLLLQKPEFHEETHSGRSGHLAKETRISPAEAVIWGESFDKLLSHKGGLETFTRFLKTEFSEENIEFWVACEDFKKSKDPQQIILKAKAIYEKFIQNDAPQEVNLDFHTKEIIAKSITKPTLHSFDAAQSRVYQLMEQDSYTRFLKSDIYLDLIEGRPQRPTNLRRRSRSFTYNEFQDVKSDVAIWL; encoded by the exons ATGGAAACAtcattggttttcttttctcaattaAATATGTgcgaatcaaaagaaaaaacttttttcaaGTTAATACATGgttcaggaaaagaagaaacaagcaaAGAAGCCAAACTCAG agctaaggaaaaaagaaacaggttaAGTCTGCTCTTGCAGAAACCTGAATTTCATGAAGAGACCCACTCCGGTAGATCCGGGCACTTAGCCAAAGAAACGAG AATCTCCCCTGCAGAAGCCGTGATATGGGGTGAATCATTTGACAAACTGCTCTCCCATAAAG GTGGACTGGAGACTTTTACCAGATTTCTTAAAACCGAATTCAGTGAGGAAAACATTGAATTTTGGGTAGCCTGTGAAGATTTCAAGAAAAGCAAAGACCCTCAACAAATTATCCTTAAAGCAAAGGCAATATATGAGAAATTTATACAGAACGATGCTCCGCAAGAG GTTAACCTTGATTTCCACAccaaagaaatcattgccaagagcaTCACCAAACCCACTCTCCACAGTTTTGATGCTGCACAAAGCAGAGTATATCAGCTTATGGAACAAGACAGTTACACACGTTTTCTGAAATCTGACATCTATTTAGACTTGATAGAAGGAAGACCTCAGAGACCAACAAATCTTAGAAGACGGTCACGTTCATTTACCTACAATGAATTCCAGGATGTAAAGTCAGATGTTGCCATTTggttataa